A window of the Helianthus annuus cultivar XRQ/B chromosome 4, HanXRQr2.0-SUNRISE, whole genome shotgun sequence genome harbors these coding sequences:
- the LOC118491391 gene encoding zinc finger protein ZAT10-like: MAVEALPSPTTATPGLFRQDSSNHLKYLESWTKGKRSKRPRTDQPPSEDEYLAFCLMLLSRGRHGTLSPLTNTVARQPEQNQPTQPQQKQHQHQQQQQQQQHQHQHQHQHQPEQKQPTQPQQQQQQQQQQPQLFVYKCSVCDKTFGSYQALGGHKASHRKNTPVGVRAEVELPASTTTATTSGTHGGGSGRSHECSICHRCFPTGQALGGHKRRHYEGVIGGGRSHAGSGITLSDGSQRGFDLNLPAEQEVESPHPAKKSRVFPAPLVF, translated from the coding sequence ATGGCAGTTGAAGCTCTACCTTCCCCCACGACCGCAACCCCCGGTTTGTTCAGACAAGACTCGAGCAATCACCTAAAGTATTTAGAGTCATGGACAAAAGGCAAAAGATCAAAACGACCACGTACCGATCAACCGCCATCCGAGGATGAGTATCTTGCCTTTTGTCTTATGCTACTCTCTCGTGGCCGCCATGGTACCTTGTCCCCGCTTACTAATACCGTAGCGCGACAACCAGAACAAAACCAACCCACTCAACCACAACAAAAGCAACACCAgcaccagcaacagcagcagcagcagcaacaccaacaccaacaccaacaccaacaccaaccaGAACAAAAGCAACCCACTCAAccacaacaacagcaacaacagcagcagcaacaaccacaaTTGTTTGTATACAAGTGTAGCGTGTGTGACAAAACTTTTGGGTCATACCAAGCTCTAGGTGGGCATAAAGCCAGCCACAGGAAAAACACTCCTGTGGGTGTCAGAGCAGAAGTCGAACTACCCGCCTCAACGACCACTGCCACCACTAGTGGGACCCACGGTGGTGGAAGTGGAAGGAGTCATGAGTGTTCTATATGCCACCGGTGTTTTCCAACCGGACAGGCGTTGGGTGGTCACAAGAGGCGTCACTATGAAGGCGTTATCGGTGGTGGAAGGAGTCATGCCGGGAGCGGGATAACGTTATCGGATGGTAGTCAACGCGGGTTTGACTTGAACCTCCCTGCAGAACAAGAGGTTGAAAGTCCACATCCCGCTAAAAAGTCTAGAGTTTTTCCGGCACCTTTGGTTTTCTGA
- the LOC110929612 gene encoding adenine phosphoribosyltransferase 1 isoform X2, with the protein MAATNSDHNQTDAAVKDVRISRISSSIRVIPDFPKPGVEARGFIFGPPIALALGAKFVPIRKPNKLPGEVISEEYSLEYGTDIMEMHVGAVQKGERVLVIDDLIATGGTLVAAIKLLERVGADVVECACVIELADLKGRDRLGDKPLFVLVSSTC; encoded by the exons ATGGCGGCAACTAACTCCGATCACAATCAAACAGATGCCGCCGTTAAAGACGTTCGTATCTCTCGTATTTCATCGTCAATTCGCGTCATACCGGACTTCCCTAAGCCAG GTGTTGAAGCAAGAGGGTTCATATTTGGTCCTCCTATTGCATTGGCTCTTGGCGCGAAATTTGTTCCCATCAGAAAACCCAACAAGTTACCTG GAGAGGTTATATCAGAAGAATATTCCTTGGAATACGGGACCGACATAATGGAGATGCATGTTGGAGCTGTACAGAAGGGTGAACGTGTACTCGTAATAGATGATTTAATTGCAACCGGTGGAACCTTGGTGGCTGCAATCAAGCTACTTG AGCGGGTCGGAGCGGATGTAGTCGAGTGTGCTTGTGTCATTGAATTAGCTGACCTGAAG GGTCGGGACCGGCTAGGTGACAAGCCGCTATTTGTGCTCGTAAGCTCGACTTGTTGA
- the LOC110929612 gene encoding adenine phosphoribosyltransferase 1 isoform X1 produces the protein MAATNSDHNQTDAAVKDVRISRISSSIRVIPDFPKPGIMFQDITTMLLDPVAFKDTIDLFVERYREKNISVVAGVEARGFIFGPPIALALGAKFVPIRKPNKLPGEVISEEYSLEYGTDIMEMHVGAVQKGERVLVIDDLIATGGTLVAAIKLLERVGADVVECACVIELADLKGRDRLGDKPLFVLVSSTC, from the exons ATGGCGGCAACTAACTCCGATCACAATCAAACAGATGCCGCCGTTAAAGACGTTCGTATCTCTCGTATTTCATCGTCAATTCGCGTCATACCGGACTTCCCTAAGCCAG GGATCATGTTTCAGGATATTACGACGATGTTGCTTGATCCGGTGGCGTTTAAGGATACGATTGATTTGTTTGTTGAGAGGTATAGAGAGAAAAATATCTCTGTTGTTGCCG GTGTTGAAGCAAGAGGGTTCATATTTGGTCCTCCTATTGCATTGGCTCTTGGCGCGAAATTTGTTCCCATCAGAAAACCCAACAAGTTACCTG GAGAGGTTATATCAGAAGAATATTCCTTGGAATACGGGACCGACATAATGGAGATGCATGTTGGAGCTGTACAGAAGGGTGAACGTGTACTCGTAATAGATGATTTAATTGCAACCGGTGGAACCTTGGTGGCTGCAATCAAGCTACTTG AGCGGGTCGGAGCGGATGTAGTCGAGTGTGCTTGTGTCATTGAATTAGCTGACCTGAAG GGTCGGGACCGGCTAGGTGACAAGCCGCTATTTGTGCTCGTAAGCTCGACTTGTTGA
- the LOC110932013 gene encoding zinc finger protein ZAT10: MAIEALNSPTTTTGFFRQDSGNHLKYIESWTKGKRSKRPRTDQPPSEDEYLAFCLMLLSRGHHGTSSAPQQPHPQQEQPAQQPQLFVHKCSVCDKTFGSYQALGGHKASHRKNSPAGAGEEVEQPVATTTGTSGRSHECSICHRCFPTGQALGGHKRRHYEGVIGGGRSHAGSGMTSSDGSQRGFDLNLPAEQEVESPHPAKRSRVFPAPLIF; this comes from the coding sequence ATGGCCATTGAAGCTTTAAATTCCCCAACAACCACAACCGGTTTCTTCAGACAAGATTCCGGCAACCACCTCAAGTATATAGAGTCATGGACCAAAGGCAAAAGATCAAAACGACCACGTACCGATCAACCACCATCTGAGGATGAGTATCTTGCTTTCTGCCTTATGCTACTCTCCCGCGGCCACCACGGTACCTCCTCCGCCCCGCAGCAGCCGCACCCGCAACAAGAACAACCCGCACAACAACCGCAATTGTTTGTTCACAAGTGCAGTGTGTGTGACAAAACTTTTGGGTCTTACCAAGCTCTAGGTGGGCATAAAGCCAGTCACCGGAAAAACAGCCCAGCCGGTGCCGGAGAAGAAGTCGAACAGCCCGTCGCAACGACCACCGGCACTAGTGGAAGGAGTCATGAGTGTTCTATATGCCACCGGTGTTTCCCCACCGGACAGGCGTTGGGTGGTCACAAGAGGCGTCACTATGAAGGCGTTATCGGTGGTGGAAGGAGTCATGCCGGCAGTGGGATGACGTCATCGGATGGTAGTCAACGAGGGTTTGACCTGAACCTCCCTGCAGAACAAGAAGTTGAAAGCCCGCATCCCGCTAAAAGGTCTAGAGTTTTTCCGGCTCCATTGATTTTCTGA